In Actinoplanes derwentensis, the following proteins share a genomic window:
- a CDS encoding 3-oxoacyl-ACP reductase family protein has protein sequence MSGNRPESPVALVTGASGGLGQALALELDALGCRVAIHYNRSAQDALALRDKLHNDAVVVTGDVGSWDAVQAMHQEISERLGPVDVLVNNAAIRLDQLMAMQAVPDWTSVIQTNLIGTFHTSRVSVPGMLRRRWGRIVNIVSPSGLIASPGQTAYSASKAGVIGFTRTLAAECGRRGVTVNALSPGFMLTNMTSNLSEQVVDGMRTKSPVPGFVSPEEVARSLGFILGSDYLTGQVISIDGGISTT, from the coding sequence ATGAGCGGCAACCGGCCGGAATCCCCGGTCGCCCTGGTGACCGGCGCGTCCGGTGGCCTGGGCCAGGCACTGGCCCTGGAACTGGACGCGCTCGGCTGCCGGGTCGCGATCCACTACAACAGGTCGGCGCAGGATGCCCTGGCGCTGCGCGACAAACTGCACAACGACGCCGTCGTGGTCACCGGCGACGTCGGCTCCTGGGACGCGGTGCAGGCCATGCATCAGGAGATCAGCGAACGGCTCGGCCCGGTCGACGTGCTGGTCAACAACGCGGCGATCCGGCTCGACCAGCTGATGGCGATGCAGGCGGTGCCGGACTGGACCAGCGTCATCCAGACCAACCTGATCGGTACGTTCCACACCAGCCGGGTGAGCGTGCCCGGCATGCTGCGCCGCCGCTGGGGACGGATCGTCAACATCGTGTCCCCGTCGGGACTGATCGCGTCGCCCGGCCAGACCGCGTACTCGGCGTCGAAGGCCGGTGTCATCGGCTTCACCCGGACCCTGGCCGCCGAATGTGGCCGCCGCGGGGTCACGGTGAACGCGCTGTCGCCCGGTTTCATGCTGACGAACATGACCAGCAACCTGTCCGAACAGGTCGTGGACGGCATGCGGACCAAGTCGCCGGTGCCCGGGTTCGTCTCTCCCGAGGAGGTGGCCCGGAGCCTCGGGTTCATCCTGGGCAGCGACTACCTCACCGGCCAGGTGATCAGCATCGACGGTGGCATCTCCACCACCTGA
- a CDS encoding ATP-binding protein — MTGVGVTSTTFLSELGPSGDTIECERVQEIVFGHGGAGIGDGPVPGRRGPRIEADFASAYDAARAAVAVVTAAAGRHSREAPRIVLSGPEPGRRVPADRWLPARVLEIADPGQIIVTAPTAVVVGPGLPGSTVLVHRGHLPAGDGRGTQRLYELRLAADDRQANLDWARRAVDGTSIALDLSGLTATWRQAAAGDARLILLSGPRESHRDAVAAELALRLHSAGAQVLYGSWHPEAHALGGAFLEALGVYADGCDTERLRAELQGCAGAVSGLLPDVAARLGRRRDHSEMSPVVQAGDVVEHWIRAISCRRPTLLVLDDAHLAGTAGLQQLCDVWYACRRSPLMVLVSAMDEGRDRGSVVDRVIGLAVATEPKAFSHIRL, encoded by the coding sequence TTGACCGGCGTCGGCGTTACCTCGACCACCTTCCTGTCCGAGCTCGGCCCGTCCGGCGACACCATCGAGTGCGAGCGGGTTCAGGAGATCGTCTTCGGGCACGGCGGGGCGGGCATCGGTGACGGCCCGGTCCCCGGCCGGCGCGGACCCCGGATCGAGGCCGACTTCGCCAGCGCGTACGACGCGGCCCGCGCGGCCGTCGCCGTCGTCACCGCGGCGGCCGGCCGGCACAGCCGGGAAGCGCCCCGGATCGTGCTCTCCGGTCCCGAGCCCGGCCGCCGAGTGCCGGCCGACCGCTGGCTGCCCGCCCGGGTGCTGGAGATCGCCGACCCCGGCCAGATCATCGTCACCGCGCCGACCGCGGTCGTGGTCGGCCCCGGCCTGCCCGGCTCGACCGTCCTGGTGCACCGCGGGCACCTGCCGGCCGGCGACGGCCGCGGCACCCAGCGGCTCTACGAACTCCGGCTCGCCGCCGACGACCGGCAGGCCAACCTGGACTGGGCGCGCCGGGCCGTCGACGGGACCAGCATCGCGCTGGACCTGTCCGGGCTCACCGCCACCTGGCGACAGGCCGCTGCCGGTGATGCCCGGCTGATCCTGCTGTCCGGCCCGCGCGAGTCGCACCGCGACGCGGTCGCCGCCGAGCTGGCGTTACGGCTGCACAGCGCCGGTGCGCAGGTGCTCTACGGCAGCTGGCATCCGGAGGCGCACGCCCTCGGCGGGGCGTTCCTGGAAGCACTCGGCGTCTACGCCGACGGCTGTGACACCGAGCGGCTGCGCGCCGAACTGCAGGGCTGCGCCGGTGCGGTGAGCGGCCTGCTGCCCGATGTGGCCGCCCGGCTGGGCCGCCGCCGGGACCACTCGGAGATGTCGCCCGTCGTGCAGGCTGGGGACGTGGTCGAACACTGGATCCGGGCGATCTCCTGCCGGCGGCCCACCCTGCTGGTGCTCGACGACGCCCACCTGGCCGGCACCGCGGGCCTGCAGCAGCTGTGCGACGTCTGGTACGCCTGCCGCCGCAGCCCGCTGATGGTGCTGGTGTCCGCGATGGACGAGGGCCGCGACCGCGGTTCAGTCGTCGACCGGGTCATCGGCCTCGCCGTAGCCACCGAACCGAAGGCCTTCAGCCACATCCGCCTCTGA